In Chryseobacterium lactis, a single genomic region encodes these proteins:
- a CDS encoding transglutaminase-like domain-containing protein, translating into MLKVKAAFFTFILFCVFSCTKKDNEIAYDIVSDKGELNYQNAFKFLKKNAILNFHLDGNGNLIQDSQDVDSIKLAENIMSAYNHSKSLLQQNIISEYSFINYVLPYKVNLSYDPDWRKAALSHFKWSKTNITDDKSALTACNILNDTIRKILAFSLDNLKEDGLSFDQILQNKKGSCISFTNFVSYVCRANGLPVTTDYIPAWGNINGGHAWNSLVMNKKKSYPFEGSETNGKFEPMYLIKNKTNPKYSTYRTVPKIYRRGFIPDTSSVYIKYFKELAPLGLNFTYTDTDVTDLYTPTTKVDTKSFFKKETNLVILSVFNTGIWIPVAAISPKHNQQVFDKIGVGGLYLISSLDKNNSNKSFCIYINKAGQIKQFNTQKRSVIKLDRDMSIEQEQLVAIAKYGWNDYKKLEKVAEYSKSTLLDKVPYTLYCWNNGWKTMENEVANNRTVSFRNKYEDGIYMILPEKEKINEKKRPFILIEGKVVFI; encoded by the coding sequence ATGTTAAAAGTAAAAGCCGCTTTTTTTACTTTTATCCTTTTTTGTGTCTTTTCATGTACAAAAAAAGACAATGAAATAGCCTATGATATTGTATCAGATAAAGGGGAGCTCAATTATCAAAATGCATTTAAGTTTCTAAAAAAAAATGCAATCCTGAACTTTCATCTTGATGGAAATGGAAATTTGATTCAGGACTCACAAGATGTAGATTCTATAAAGCTGGCCGAAAATATTATGTCAGCATATAATCACTCAAAATCATTATTGCAGCAGAATATTATCTCTGAATATAGTTTCATTAATTATGTTTTGCCTTACAAAGTCAACTTGTCCTATGATCCGGATTGGAGAAAAGCGGCATTGAGTCATTTTAAGTGGTCTAAAACAAATATTACTGATGATAAATCAGCACTTACTGCCTGTAATATACTTAATGATACAATAAGAAAGATATTAGCCTTTTCCTTAGACAATTTAAAAGAAGATGGACTAAGCTTTGATCAGATCTTGCAAAATAAAAAAGGCTCATGTATTTCTTTTACCAATTTTGTATCATATGTCTGTAGGGCTAATGGCTTACCTGTGACAACTGATTATATTCCAGCCTGGGGTAATATTAATGGAGGGCATGCATGGAATTCACTTGTCATGAATAAAAAGAAATCTTATCCTTTTGAAGGGAGTGAGACCAACGGGAAATTTGAACCCATGTATCTGATAAAAAACAAAACTAATCCTAAATATTCTACCTATAGGACAGTTCCAAAGATTTACAGGAGAGGTTTTATTCCGGATACCTCTTCTGTTTATATAAAATATTTTAAAGAATTAGCTCCTCTTGGACTCAATTTTACTTATACCGATACCGATGTTACGGATCTTTATACTCCAACTACAAAAGTAGATACTAAAAGCTTTTTTAAAAAAGAAACCAATCTGGTTATACTATCTGTTTTTAACACAGGTATTTGGATTCCTGTGGCAGCCATTAGTCCAAAGCATAACCAACAGGTTTTTGATAAAATAGGAGTTGGCGGATTATACCTCATTTCTTCTCTTGATAAAAATAACTCAAATAAATCTTTTTGTATTTATATAAACAAGGCCGGTCAAATTAAACAATTTAATACACAAAAAAGATCTGTTATCAAGCTTGACCGGGATATGTCGATAGAGCAGGAGCAGTTGGTAGCTATTGCAAAATATGGTTGGAACGATTATAAAAAATTAGAGAAGGTCGCAGAATATTCAAAGTCAACCTTACTGGATAAAGTACCCTATACGCTTTACTGTTGGAACAATGGATGGAAAACCATGGAAAATGAAGTAGCCAATAACAGAACTGTTTCATTCAGAAATAAATATGAAGATGGTATATACATGATACTTCCGGAAAAGGAAAAAATAAATGAAAAAAAAAGACCATTTATTCTGATAGAAGGAAAAGTAGTTTTTATTTAA
- a CDS encoding HTTM domain-containing protein, which produces MFFPFFRISIGLFFLVHFISTLSDFSLLYTDDGLIPLNVLSLLRVEVIPTLNIVLKLLNGFGVENIYTIYAYIILYILFCITLTVGLFSRFSAIVLLLLHIILFQSSNAYMYGVDYFKSIAMFYCAVFPVGSKLSLDATLFKKKEFNPSPYRNLLKIHLSIVYFTSGLDKAFGVNWWNGESIWKSFHLPGFESYIIENYDVLSSYPILPTFIGISTMCIELLYPLFMWKKSMKAYWLILVLGLHMGIIIAMNLYFFGALMILLNLSGFLNLEEKGQVAHVS; this is translated from the coding sequence ATGTTTTTTCCTTTTTTCAGGATTTCCATTGGGTTATTTTTCTTGGTACATTTTATATCGACCTTATCAGACTTTAGCCTATTGTATACTGATGATGGATTGATTCCCTTGAACGTATTAAGCTTATTAAGAGTTGAAGTAATACCTACTCTGAATATTGTACTGAAGCTGCTGAATGGTTTTGGAGTGGAAAACATCTATACCATATATGCCTATATTATTCTGTATATTTTATTTTGTATTACCCTTACAGTAGGCCTTTTTAGCAGATTTTCAGCCATTGTATTACTATTGCTGCACATTATTTTATTTCAATCATCCAATGCTTATATGTATGGGGTTGACTATTTTAAATCCATAGCAATGTTTTATTGCGCTGTTTTTCCTGTTGGGAGCAAACTATCTTTAGATGCAACCCTATTTAAAAAAAAGGAATTTAACCCTTCTCCTTATCGTAATTTGCTGAAAATCCATTTAAGTATTGTGTATTTTACTTCAGGCCTGGATAAAGCTTTTGGCGTGAACTGGTGGAATGGAGAATCTATTTGGAAATCTTTTCATTTACCAGGCTTTGAATCATACATTATCGAGAATTATGATGTTTTAAGCTCGTATCCGATATTACCCACTTTTATAGGGATATCGACAATGTGTATTGAATTGTTATATCCATTATTTATGTGGAAGAAATCAATGAAGGCGTACTGGTTGATTCTTGTTTTAGGCCTTCATATGGGAATTATTATAGCCATGAATTTATATTTTTTTGGAGCACTGATGATTCTTTTAAACCTTAGTGGCTTTTTAAATCTGGAAGAAAAAGGACAAGTTGCTCATGTTAGCTAA
- a CDS encoding O-antigen ligase family protein, with amino-acid sequence MGSFVSPALFTNFIIVAIPGILWLYKNEKHKIGKITYILTIVTSILICFLTDSKLSWLTIAIISFIYFLFLYKNQISVWKKILFFAFSCAIAVVAVLIFFQDSTSGRFFVFKNSLALLGSSFYKGIGIGNFDYYYNLVQADYIRMHPSRYFTNVTYIETAYNEPLQFLIEGGILSFILMLFLVFNVYKYRVYLLKNIEITLGLGSFLIISLFSFPFRTSAVCVLLILYLGIFLSGIKKEKISCKYGKIILGFIVLINTITIIRIAGIESDLMKWRALEQHDVSLSNKQSELIYKDLFKTFGNDKDFLLAFANNRLEYKDFDTAIKLLERASLRSSKLDIFLLLGVNYEKIGNYRKAEENYIKCKYFDPDIVRPRYELMRLYLQQKRLEEAKKTAQDILNTPIKVKSKQAFEIRKYAQKIMDIRSL; translated from the coding sequence ATGGGGAGCTTTGTCAGCCCGGCTTTGTTTACAAATTTTATTATAGTAGCTATTCCTGGAATTCTTTGGTTATACAAAAATGAAAAACATAAGATAGGAAAAATTACCTATATCCTTACAATTGTGACTTCAATCCTTATTTGTTTTCTCACAGATTCAAAATTAAGCTGGCTGACAATAGCAATCATTTCTTTTATATATTTTTTGTTCCTATATAAGAATCAGATATCTGTCTGGAAGAAAATATTATTTTTTGCCTTTTCATGTGCCATTGCAGTCGTTGCGGTTTTAATATTTTTTCAGGATTCAACTTCGGGACGTTTTTTTGTTTTTAAGAACTCCCTGGCTTTATTGGGATCGTCATTTTATAAGGGTATTGGTATTGGCAACTTTGACTACTATTATAATCTGGTACAAGCCGATTATATAAGAATGCACCCATCCCGATACTTTACTAATGTAACCTATATTGAAACAGCATATAATGAACCTTTGCAATTCCTTATTGAAGGAGGAATATTATCTTTTATACTAATGCTGTTTTTAGTATTCAATGTATATAAATACAGAGTTTATCTGCTGAAAAATATAGAAATCACACTTGGGCTAGGTTCTTTTTTGATCATTTCTCTGTTTTCATTCCCTTTCAGAACAAGTGCTGTTTGTGTTCTTCTTATTTTGTATCTGGGTATTTTTCTTTCCGGCATAAAAAAAGAGAAAATTTCATGTAAGTACGGTAAAATTATTTTAGGATTTATTGTGTTGATCAATACTATAACAATAATCAGAATAGCCGGGATCGAAAGTGATCTTATGAAATGGAGGGCTTTAGAACAACATGATGTAAGCCTGTCAAATAAACAATCTGAGTTGATATATAAAGATCTTTTTAAAACCTTTGGAAATGATAAAGATTTTTTGCTTGCTTTTGCAAACAACAGACTTGAATATAAAGACTTTGATACTGCAATAAAGCTTTTAGAAAGAGCTTCGCTCAGGAGTAGTAAACTGGATATATTTCTATTGCTTGGCGTTAATTATGAAAAAATTGGAAATTATAGAAAAGCAGAAGAAAATTATATAAAATGTAAATACTTTGATCCAGATATTGTTAGGCCCCGGTATGAATTGATGAGGCTTTATCTCCAACAGAAAAGGCTGGAAGAAGCAAAAAAAACAGCACAAGATATACTTAATACTCCAATAAAAGTTAAAAGTAAACAAGCGTTTGAAATCAGAAAGTATGCCCAAAAGATAATGGATATAAGAAGCTTATGA
- a CDS encoding outer membrane beta-barrel protein, with protein MIKKEIILVFFLVAFSLAFSQNIRKDTLKKEKEIEAVNLKAPNVRFKRGKIILSPARNPIADSQNSWDFIKNSGYVEASETGSVKIRQKPTTIYINDRKIQLSGTELKNYLEAIPSNMIVHIEVIGTPDATSPADEMSIIKITLRNSDFQGLKLGIGSSVGFTKKMNMSENANINWKGKRTEIQAFISSNYKENLTNTSYTTEFRNNIWDVPQKMISLSQSNIYSLLFNYKSNKRHVISLYTEYSPSTLRNKLSSDNGSPTVERLAKNDSIFRYHSSNTNQGPNTTIQINYTLKNDSATSTLKVQMEYFNSDKKYNNAYQSFYFNSGNYMSSGEYIDKSVRRLNQYVGNINYTLNTKKWGDWSVGGRFSYNQMENPIDISKNSVPVTASSQDYKEKYYAFFLEGSKQFEKTYIRLGIRQESNFMNFIGGNSFDLKGWYPNILVQQNFSESFQMEASYKKSLVRPDYYLLNSLQRKSTENSVVTTSGNITLRPQIDHEVDISMYYKQQMLSLGMQYSPNYISTIVMRRGERLTQEYNNFRLMTLYASLSINKSFKDKYFIRNYFTINYLPIIEFGDVQKQRTTVAINNRIVGTIVLKKDYVIETSFAFTTNFYDSFYKHGGTSSLNLTLQKKIPNLNLTLYLTATDLLKGMKSYEEALYSITYNTRSYADARGVKLGLYWTFGNQKLKSTEKEDSLTEDTKNRNKK; from the coding sequence ATGATCAAAAAAGAAATTATTCTGGTATTTTTTTTAGTTGCATTTTCGCTAGCATTTTCTCAAAATATCAGGAAAGATACACTCAAAAAAGAAAAAGAGATTGAAGCTGTAAACCTGAAAGCTCCGAATGTAAGATTTAAAAGAGGAAAAATTATTCTATCACCCGCACGAAATCCAATTGCTGACTCGCAAAACTCATGGGACTTTATTAAGAATTCAGGGTATGTGGAGGCCTCAGAAACCGGATCGGTTAAAATAAGACAGAAACCCACCACGATATATATCAATGATCGCAAAATTCAATTATCGGGAACGGAGCTAAAAAACTATTTAGAAGCTATCCCAAGTAATATGATTGTTCATATAGAAGTTATTGGTACTCCGGATGCAACAAGTCCTGCAGATGAAATGTCCATTATTAAAATTACACTGCGGAATAGTGATTTTCAGGGTCTTAAATTAGGGATTGGTTCTTCTGTTGGATTCACCAAGAAAATGAATATGTCTGAAAATGCAAATATCAATTGGAAAGGCAAAAGAACAGAAATCCAAGCTTTTATCAGCAGTAACTACAAAGAAAATCTGACCAATACTTCTTACACCACTGAATTTCGAAATAATATCTGGGATGTTCCCCAGAAAATGATTTCATTGAGCCAATCTAATATATATTCCCTGTTATTCAATTATAAATCCAACAAAAGACATGTGATAAGTTTGTATACTGAGTATTCGCCTTCCACACTAAGAAATAAATTAAGCTCTGATAACGGATCTCCTACTGTGGAGAGATTGGCTAAAAATGATTCTATTTTCCGATACCATTCATCAAATACAAATCAAGGTCCCAATACAACCATACAGATCAATTATACATTAAAAAACGACTCTGCAACAAGTACCCTCAAAGTACAGATGGAATATTTTAACTCTGATAAAAAGTATAACAATGCCTACCAGAGTTTTTATTTTAACAGTGGCAATTACATGAGTTCAGGAGAATATATAGATAAATCTGTACGAAGACTTAATCAGTATGTAGGAAATATTAATTATACTTTAAACACTAAAAAATGGGGAGATTGGTCTGTTGGTGGTCGTTTTTCTTACAATCAAATGGAAAATCCAATAGATATTTCCAAAAATAGTGTTCCTGTAACCGCAAGTAGTCAGGATTATAAAGAAAAATATTATGCCTTTTTTTTAGAGGGAAGCAAACAGTTTGAAAAAACATATATTCGTTTAGGGATAAGGCAGGAAAGTAACTTCATGAATTTCATAGGTGGTAATTCTTTTGATTTGAAAGGATGGTATCCCAATATCCTGGTTCAGCAAAATTTTTCCGAGAGTTTTCAGATGGAGGCAAGCTACAAAAAATCTCTAGTGAGACCGGATTATTATTTGTTGAATTCTCTTCAAAGAAAAAGTACAGAGAATAGTGTTGTTACGACTTCCGGAAATATTACCCTTAGACCTCAGATTGATCACGAAGTCGACATTTCTATGTATTACAAACAACAAATGCTTTCTTTGGGAATGCAATATTCTCCTAATTATATAAGCACTATTGTAATGAGGAGAGGAGAGAGGCTTACACAGGAATATAATAATTTTAGATTAATGACATTATATGCTTCATTATCTATTAATAAATCATTTAAAGATAAATATTTTATCCGTAATTATTTTACCATTAATTATTTACCCATAATTGAATTTGGAGATGTACAAAAACAAAGAACGACAGTTGCAATCAATAACAGAATCGTAGGAACAATTGTGTTGAAAAAAGATTACGTTATAGAAACTTCATTTGCTTTTACAACAAATTTTTACGACAGCTTTTATAAACATGGAGGTACCAGCAGTCTAAATCTTACTCTTCAAAAAAAGATTCCAAATCTTAATCTTACGCTATATTTAACCGCTACCGATCTTTTAAAAGGAATGAAATCGTATGAAGAAGCATTGTATAGTATAACCTATAATACACGTTCTTATGCTGATGCCAGAGGTGTTAAACTAGGACTGTACTGGACTTTTGGTAATCAAAAATTAAAATCAACTGAAAAAGAAGATTCTTTAACAGAAGATACAAAGAACAGAAATAAAAAGTAA
- a CDS encoding inclusion body family protein, with translation MDTSQFSSSQAIDIMVVIDTDYVKHYIQQNRLTPSTNMDKPVPVDHIAKYMIVPAANALLGQATGDLNLKARNGDRVSFRGSSIYQNSDDAVIIYGFKKYAGVEVFNGNPMVYDVVDRKQAAIPDHTKTNGLPAIPANVNFYSYDATIGSTGEGNYSLFFALYTLDPNNSDKQILYSYCVWDPTITVE, from the coding sequence ATGGACACATCACAATTTTCATCAAGCCAGGCTATAGACATTATGGTCGTTATTGACACAGATTATGTAAAACATTACATCCAACAAAACAGGCTTACTCCCAGTACAAATATGGACAAGCCGGTACCTGTTGATCATATTGCCAAATATATGATTGTTCCCGCTGCAAACGCTCTTCTTGGTCAGGCAACGGGAGATTTAAATCTAAAGGCAAGAAACGGAGACAGAGTATCCTTCAGAGGAAGTTCAATTTATCAGAATTCGGATGATGCAGTCATTATCTATGGTTTTAAAAAATATGCCGGCGTTGAAGTATTTAATGGGAACCCGATGGTTTACGATGTTGTAGACAGAAAACAGGCCGCGATACCGGATCATACAAAAACAAACGGGCTTCCTGCTATACCTGCCAACGTAAATTTTTACAGCTATGATGCAACGATAGGAAGTACAGGAGAAGGAAACTACTCCCTTTTCTTTGCTTTATATACTTTAGATCCCAATAACAGTGACAAGCAAATATTGTACAGCTATTGCGTTTGGGATCCAACGATTACAGTTGAATAA
- a CDS encoding DUF6702 family protein — translation MKKLLYISGILTFFVLMSFMYVDFFSSMTKVDYIDGSKTLKFTTKMNTSHISDAIKINPNTAGFEAEVKKYVNNNFDVFVNGAPKTITFTGSQVSGETVWVYFETGGVSDISTLKIKNTILLSAFPKQINLVNIAYKGSQKTMNFQRGKEVNEVSF, via the coding sequence ATGAAAAAACTTTTATATATATCAGGAATTTTAACATTTTTTGTGTTAATGAGTTTTATGTATGTAGACTTTTTCTCTTCAATGACTAAGGTGGATTATATTGATGGAAGCAAAACATTGAAGTTTACCACAAAAATGAATACAAGCCATATCTCTGATGCTATTAAAATCAATCCGAACACGGCAGGATTTGAGGCAGAAGTAAAAAAATATGTGAACAATAATTTTGATGTATTTGTGAATGGGGCTCCTAAAACAATCACCTTCACCGGAAGTCAGGTAAGCGGAGAAACTGTATGGGTGTATTTTGAAACCGGAGGAGTTTCAGATATCAGCACCTTAAAGATTAAGAATACGATCCTTCTAAGTGCTTTTCCTAAGCAGATCAACCTGGTGAATATTGCCTATAAAGGCAGCCAGAAAACAATGAATTTCCAAAGAGGAAAAGAAGTGAATGAAGTATCTTTTTAA
- a CDS encoding LOG family protein, with product MELDGTRDESLVNPEFDINETKLHDSFRQKTWDETITKDSWMVFKVMAEFVDGYEKLAKIGPCVSIFGSARLRPENKYYEMAVEIAEKITALGFGIITGGGPGIMEAGNKGAFNAKGKSIGLNIDLPFEQHFNPYINKSYSMNFDYFFVRKVMFVKYSQGFVVMPGGFGTLDELTEAMTLIQTNKIGKFPIVLVGTEFWGGLLDWFKATLLKEGMIAEDDLDLYRVVDTADEAVAHIKAFYDKYSVNVNF from the coding sequence ATGGAACTTGATGGAACCAGGGATGAAAGTTTAGTAAATCCGGAATTTGACATTAACGAAACGAAACTACACGATAGTTTCAGACAAAAAACCTGGGATGAAACCATCACGAAAGACAGCTGGATGGTTTTCAAGGTGATGGCTGAATTTGTAGATGGCTACGAAAAACTGGCTAAGATTGGACCTTGCGTTTCTATCTTTGGCTCTGCACGTTTGAGGCCGGAAAATAAATACTACGAAATGGCCGTTGAAATCGCTGAAAAAATTACCGCATTAGGTTTCGGAATTATTACAGGTGGTGGACCGGGAATTATGGAAGCAGGAAATAAAGGAGCTTTCAATGCAAAAGGGAAGTCTATCGGACTTAATATCGATCTTCCTTTTGAACAGCATTTCAACCCTTATATCAACAAGTCTTATTCAATGAATTTCGATTACTTCTTCGTGAGAAAGGTAATGTTTGTGAAATATTCCCAAGGTTTCGTGGTAATGCCCGGAGGTTTTGGAACATTGGATGAACTGACAGAAGCAATGACCCTTATTCAAACTAATAAAATTGGTAAATTTCCAATCGTATTGGTAGGAACTGAATTTTGGGGTGGATTATTAGATTGGTTCAAGGCAACCTTACTAAAAGAAGGAATGATTGCTGAAGATGATCTTGATCTTTATCGTGTGGTAGATACTGCTGATGAGGCAGTAGCGCATATTAAAGCATTTTATGATAAGTATTCTGTAAATGTAAACTTCTAA
- a CDS encoding nucleotidyltransferase family protein, translating into MKALIFAAGKGTRLKPFTDHHPKALAKVNGIPLLERNIRYLKSFGITDFVINIHHFGDQIVDFLNKNNNFECKIEISDESNELLETGGGLIFARRFLDHGEDFLIMNADILTNININTLVEYHKKIKDFATLAVSDRESSRKLLFNDEMVLRGWLNVQTGEQRLAEFNKGFKALAFSGVHCINPLIFEKIKRKGKFSVMEEYLDLMQTEHIHGFVHDSILIDVGRPESVIEAEKYFK; encoded by the coding sequence ATGAAGGCTCTTATTTTCGCAGCAGGAAAAGGAACAAGGCTTAAACCCTTTACAGACCACCATCCAAAAGCTTTGGCAAAAGTAAATGGTATTCCTCTTTTAGAAAGAAATATCAGATATTTAAAAAGTTTCGGAATTACAGATTTTGTGATCAACATCCATCATTTTGGAGATCAGATTGTTGATTTTTTGAATAAAAACAATAATTTCGAGTGTAAGATCGAAATCTCTGATGAGTCCAACGAACTGCTTGAAACCGGGGGCGGCTTAATTTTTGCTAGAAGATTTCTTGACCACGGAGAAGATTTCCTCATCATGAACGCTGATATTTTAACCAACATAAACATCAATACATTGGTAGAATATCATAAAAAGATAAAAGATTTTGCTACTTTAGCAGTCTCAGACCGTGAAAGTTCAAGAAAACTTCTTTTCAATGATGAAATGGTCTTAAGAGGTTGGTTGAATGTGCAAACAGGAGAACAAAGGCTTGCCGAGTTTAATAAAGGATTCAAAGCTCTTGCCTTCAGTGGTGTTCATTGTATCAATCCTCTCATTTTTGAAAAAATAAAAAGAAAAGGAAAATTTTCTGTTATGGAAGAATATCTGGATCTGATGCAGACCGAGCATATTCATGGTTTTGTACACGACAGCATTCTTATCGATGTCGGAAGACCGGAATCCGTAATAGAGGCCGAAAAATATTTTAAATAA
- a CDS encoding RapZ C-terminal domain-containing protein — protein MLHIDIHSFSYKKGGIPKDHSGNGGGFAFDCRGILNPGRIEEYKIQTGNDIGVQEYLETQTEMPKFLELVKSIVSINIEDYLERGFENLQINFGCTGGQHRSVYSAIKIAEFIKQKYPEGTLVTLQHDEQPQLNINNQ, from the coding sequence ATGCTACACATCGATATCCACAGTTTTTCGTATAAGAAAGGAGGAATTCCAAAAGATCATTCAGGAAACGGAGGCGGTTTTGCTTTCGATTGCAGAGGAATTTTAAATCCAGGCCGAATTGAAGAATATAAAATCCAGACCGGAAATGACATAGGCGTTCAGGAATACCTTGAAACCCAGACAGAGATGCCCAAATTCCTGGAACTTGTAAAATCAATTGTTTCCATCAACATCGAAGATTATCTGGAAAGAGGATTTGAAAACCTGCAAATCAATTTCGGATGTACCGGTGGGCAACACAGATCGGTGTATTCTGCCATCAAGATTGCAGAATTCATCAAACAAAAATATCCTGAAGGCACGCTGGTGACTCTTCAGCATGACGAACAACCACAACTGAATATTAATAATCAGTAA
- a CDS encoding aminoglycoside phosphotransferase family protein, translated as MTSENAKRFFENHLGKKSSEFVTLAQSGSARVNFLATAGTEKYIITYNENIPENESFLYYSYIFSDLNLNTPTIFAVSEDRKIYVQEFLGAQTLSELIAKESLSPHVKQLVQQTLEKLFQLQTQTQGKIDYSKTFEYECYDELPVIHDLYYFKNFVADILELEYNKSRLLKEFKQIANLIESLKPQGIMIRDFQARNIMVNDNNEVSFIDYQSAMKGPLMYDVISFLFQAKANFPEDFKNEMLEFYIQQFEDEEIKAQLYHSVKPVQVMRFLQVLGAYGFRGLIQRKQHFIASLEKGIENITQFAASWEQMKNFPELEKVIRQLSSEKAKSKVEEILNLNH; from the coding sequence ATGACTTCTGAAAACGCAAAACGATTTTTTGAAAACCATCTAGGTAAAAAATCTTCCGAATTCGTTACACTGGCTCAAAGCGGCTCTGCGAGAGTTAATTTTTTGGCGACCGCCGGCACTGAAAAATATATCATTACCTACAATGAAAATATCCCGGAAAATGAAAGTTTTCTCTATTATTCCTATATTTTTTCTGATTTAAATCTAAATACGCCAACCATTTTTGCAGTATCTGAGGATAGAAAAATATATGTACAGGAATTCCTGGGAGCCCAAACTCTTTCCGAACTCATTGCAAAAGAAAGCCTTTCGCCTCATGTAAAGCAGCTGGTACAACAAACTCTGGAAAAATTGTTTCAACTGCAAACTCAGACTCAGGGGAAAATAGATTATTCAAAAACATTTGAATATGAATGCTATGATGAACTTCCGGTGATTCATGATTTGTATTATTTTAAAAACTTTGTAGCAGACATCCTTGAATTGGAGTACAATAAATCCAGGCTCTTAAAAGAATTCAAACAAATTGCCAATCTTATTGAAAGTCTTAAACCACAGGGAATTATGATCCGCGATTTCCAGGCAAGAAACATTATGGTGAATGACAACAATGAGGTTTCATTTATTGACTACCAGTCTGCAATGAAAGGCCCATTGATGTATGACGTCATCTCTTTTCTTTTCCAGGCAAAAGCAAACTTTCCTGAGGACTTTAAAAATGAGATGCTGGAATTTTATATCCAGCAATTTGAAGATGAGGAAATTAAAGCTCAACTATATCATTCGGTGAAGCCTGTTCAGGTGATGAGATTTTTGCAGGTCCTAGGTGCGTATGGATTCCGGGGACTCATTCAGAGAAAACAACATTTCATAGCAAGTCTGGAAAAAGGAATTGAAAACATTACCCAATTTGCAGCTTCTTGGGAGCAAATGAAAAATTTTCCTGAGCTTGAAAAAGTGATCAGGCAACTTAGCTCTGAAAAGGCTAAATCGAAAGTTGAAGAAATTTTAAATTTGAACCATTAA
- the xrtF gene encoding exosortase family protein XrtF — protein sequence MLKDFKPVLGILLRFIIIYLVLLFAYQFYLNSSKDAGLDPFSRIIANQVSSLQNSTGYPTELYDDVRNEQVWFYVKNHYVTRMVEGCNAISVIILFVSFIFAFYKGSKTFVFVGVGLVLLYIMNLLRIAGLNIVMSDYKEYGKMFHDFVFPAIIYGTVVVLWLIWIKFFALKHENS from the coding sequence ATGTTAAAGGACTTTAAGCCGGTTTTAGGAATTCTACTGCGTTTCATCATCATCTATCTGGTGCTGCTTTTTGCTTACCAATTTTATCTGAACAGCAGTAAAGATGCCGGTCTGGATCCGTTTTCACGAATCATTGCCAATCAGGTAAGCAGTTTGCAAAATAGTACAGGGTATCCGACGGAGCTTTATGACGATGTCAGGAACGAACAGGTCTGGTTTTATGTTAAAAATCACTATGTCACAAGAATGGTTGAGGGTTGTAACGCTATTTCCGTAATCATCTTATTTGTGTCTTTTATTTTTGCCTTTTATAAAGGTTCAAAGACATTTGTATTTGTAGGAGTAGGACTGGTTTTACTGTATATTATGAATCTTTTGCGAATTGCCGGGTTGAATATTGTGATGTCGGATTATAAGGAATATGGAAAAATGTTTCATGACTTTGTCTTTCCCGCTATTATTTACGGAACGGTGGTTGTGCTTTGGCTGATTTGGATTAAATTCTTTGCTTTAAAACATGAAAATTCTTAA